From Strigops habroptila isolate Jane chromosome 16, bStrHab1.2.pri, whole genome shotgun sequence:
GGTGTACAGGGAGAAAGGTGTCTCAGGAGGAAGAGGCGGGGAAATGGagtgattaattttaaaagaggaaaaaagccgATAAGGATCTGGATGAACATGGCTGTGGGAGAAGCCAAGTGGGAGGTGCAGTTTGATGGGAGAAGAGACAAGAATTGATTCCCTGCAAACCCTTCCACTGATGTCTCTactgcctctgcagcaggggGAACATGGGATTCAGAGCTGAACAATCTGTGCCAATCTTCCTCTGCTACAAATCACTATCTTCATGCCTTATATTACTGTCAAACATGAGGCCATGTCCCACTTAAGATCCCACTCACAACTTTGTGTTCAGTAATTTCCCATTACATCCATCTAAATCCTGTTAgacatttgctttgtttcaacTTTCAGGCTTTGAAGAACGTTAACCCGAGTTGTCCCTCCCACACCTGTATTGCAGCAGCTTTTGTCCATGGATGTCAAAGCAGGAGTCTTTATGTCATAGCTCAACCTGTCAGCAATATTTAACTAGGGAGGAAAAACAAGTGTATAGAGAAATAGAGGTATTTATACTAATATTTGGGCAGTTATTTTTAGCAAAGTAGTTTGAGAAAATGCAGTGCAGAGAGTTGCCTGGCTTGGGCTTCAGAAGGTGTGGTTTATGTTTGTTTCTAGTGGTTTGGAGTTCCAGAggtgcagcaggcagagcatcAGTGACGGGAGCAGAGACCAGTGAACACATTGTGAAGTAGAACAGGGCAGTGTTCGTCACCTCTCATACAGAGTCAGGTTGGCTTGGTTCTTTGTCAGGAGTGCTGCTGAGCCATGAGAGAGAATTGATAGAAAAACAAAGGAGCCCCTTTCAGAAGTAAGCtgagagcccctccccagccGTTTCTGGGGTTGTGGCAGAGTTTCAGAGCCCTGAGCGTGCAACCAAGGTTTCAGAAGAGATTTGGCTTCCCTGTTACACAGCTCAGTTACATTTCCACAATCACAAGGGCTCTGTGAATGTGGGGAGTTAGAATCTTGTTGAAAGCAGTTGGGTTCCAGAAACTGAAGTGAGACATTGTCAGGTTACATTAAAGCAGCTAACCCCCTCAGTTTGAAGCTTCACATTGTTACCCGTGCTTTGCTCATCCCATGTTCAGATTGCCAGACACTGAACTGTAATAAGGCATGCAGTTATTCTAATGCAGATCTGCTCCCACGCAGCACGACAGCTCGCAGCTGAACCCTGAATGGTACATTCCCAATCACAGTGGGGGCTTTTTATGTTGCTTCCACTGATGAACTTCAAAgccctcttctcctccccactgttttatttctctctgaattACTGTAATCTTGTTTGCTGTCACGTAAAACACTTCCATTGGAAGGATTTTTTAGTAGCTCTTTTCTGCAAACATCCTAGTGTAAGGGTCAAACAAAAGTTTAAAACCACAGCTAATGCTGCTGGAAAGGAAGGGCAccaagttttccttttccagtgtgGAATCAAGTAGCTCTCTGTTCAACACCAGGAGGTACTGAGCTAGTCCAGGTTCACAGATGGGAAATGAAACCAGCAAAATTAATTAGTTTGTGCCCAGGGCAAAGGCTGCTTATGAGGGTGGGTGCTTGGATaccccctgctccagtgccacAGTGAACAGCACCGAGTGGCATGACCAGCACCACAAGCACATTCACTCCAGTACTCAGcatgaaaaattacatgttcATGTACAAAGGCTTCAGTGTGAGTCGACGGCAGAACTTTGAAGGTCATGAAAGAGCTCAGGTGCCTAAAGCGTCTCAGTCCAGAAAGGGATCTGATATGTTCATATGTGTCAGGAAGACTGTGCAGGCAGTGAATAGGTATTCTCCTTCCAAGAGAGTTAAAACTCACTGTCAGGACTGTTGTAATACTGCTTCCAATAAATTCCTCATAAATCTGCAGGTAAGAGATGTCTTCACAGCTGACAGTTGGTACCATTTACTGGCACTAACATCCACTCACTTGCTCTAAAACTGAACAGggctgtcactggggttgggCTGCTGGCAAGTGACATTGGCAgctatttctttccaaaacaactAATTTATCCCCTTCCTCATTCCTCTTCCTGCAGGCACTCACTATGGCACCAATTCAGGCAGTATATGCACCACCCCTGGATGTGTTACAGCAGGTAATGATTGTTACTATGAGTGATTATTGCGAACTTTCccacaaagaaaatgcattctACACATGGGGATATTCACCTGCTTGTTTTTGGCACATGCTTGTACACCTCAAGGCAGCAAAGACTCCAGCACAGATGTTCCCATCACTGCCTTCATTGGTGGGTACCTAAGCAAGGGCCGCCCTAGAGCACCGGAGCACTGGGGGAGAACTGATCTGCCATTCAGAGGCTCCCTCTGGAAAGCAGGACAGTTGCGGTGCAACTGTCAGAGGCTTCCTTGCATTGCATGAGAAAATAGGATCCTTTGAGTCATAATGCACGAGTCTTATCCTCTATAAGCAGCATTAGCAAGGTGGCTTCTTGCCAAGCAGCTTCTTGACAGCTTTTGGTGGTCCCAGAGATTACCGGGCAGCCTCTGGAATTCGCCTCTCCAATTTTGATACCCAGCTGCTAGAATAATCCAGAACATGGACCCAACCGCTGACCCTTGCAAGGATTTCTACCAGTACGCCTGCGGGGGCTGGCTGAACCGGCACATCATCCCAGAGACCAGCTCCAGGTACAGCATTTTTGACATCCTGAGAGACGAGCTGGAGATCATCCTAAAAGGTAGGAATGAGGTTCCTCTCCCCTTGGCTATGCACTTGTGGTTAGCCTCACATGTTATTTACTGCACATTTGACAGAGAAATAAACTGCCATAGAAGGGTTGTGTTGATTGGGATTTTTTCTCTAGTCCTTTAATCTCTACATCTCTTACTACCGCCATTTTGCGGGAACATCCTGTTCCCACTAAAAATTAGCCATAGGTGCTGCGGTACTAACTTCAAAAGGAGCAGGACAAGCTGTAGCATGTCCTTCCTGACACTTTTTCCATTAATAGCCTCTTTAAAAAGCACTCTAGTTGCACAGTGATTGAAGCCTATAATAACAGGTGCTTATCATAGCCCTGAACTCTCAGGGATTTCTATGAAAAGATCAAAGCTCTCCGGAGCAAAACTCTCACTGCAGTGCTTCCTTCCCCAGGTGTGCTGGAGACTTCAGATCAAGGGGACagagaagcatttcagaaagcaaaaatactttACAAATCATGCATGAATGAGAGTGAGTCTCTTCTTATTCCATTGAATCTCTTGTTCAATACCAGATGTACAAAAGTACCAACGTACTCTTAAGCAAAAGTCCAGTCAATATCCATCTAATCTGCATGGCTTTGCCTGGAAAGCTAATCTTCAGGTGAAGATGCCTTGGCACATTATTAAGGCTTTAAAGACACATTCTGGGAGGTAGAAAGGACAGATATTGGTTGCCTACCTCTAGTATTAATACAAAGTCTTCCCTTCTGAATGCAAAAATGTGTCCCATTTCATCCTTTCCAAACTAATTCAGTTAAAATCAGtactgaagtcaacagaagtACTTCCATTAGTTTTCTGAAGACTAATGTAGGATGATTTAATGATATCGCTTATGTTCTGCTATGACAAATACAGTTTCAGATTTAAACTGTCAGGCCTGATACCTGTTTTAATTCATCCCCCATGAAAACAACATAATAGTTGGTTTTCCACTCTCAGGTCTTATAGAGCAACGAGATTCATTGCCTCTGCTAGAAGCCTTAAGGATGGTTGGAGATTGGCCAGTGGCTTCTGCAGACTGGAATAAGACCAAAGGTAATGCTGTGCCTCGAAGAGCTCAGGAGTGTTAAGTCAGAATTAGAACTACTGTCACTGAATTAGATCcttcattttaactttttcttcattaataaaaatcagGATATCACACATATTGAGGACAGTGTCCTGTACAGGTATTCCCACATCATGTCCACGCTGGTTCTAAACAGTTTCAGCAATAAGCTTGAAACTATACAACTGAATCAGTCCTGATACATACTGATAAATGAtgtatattttcccttttatctcCCAGAGGCAAACTGGAGCATGGAAGAAAAACTCTCCATAATGAATTCCAGATTTAACAAACGTGTCCTCATCGACATGTTTGTGTGGAATGACGACCGGGATTCCAGCAGACACATCATTTATGTAAGGAAAACATTGCAGGGAATTATTTACATGCCAGAATCATAATGGATGGTTATTGACACTGCCTAGAGATCAGCTTCCCTTAGTCAGTGGGTGTGCACAATGTTGGCAAAGTCCGTGCACCAGTTCTGAACCCCAAGTGCCAGATCTGCCTCAAAGTCCTGTTGGGAAACATTTGATGGTAGCGTAATTTTTGTTGcagttaaagaaataaaataatcaatgGACCTTTGCTGATTTACAGCATTTAAGGGTTGTAAATCCTTGTCTCCTACAAAGTGAGGTTTAATACATGGCAGGAAACCATGGTTTTCAAATACGTAGGTAATATTTCAGAGCCCGCTCATGCAGGCTCATGCAGGAAGCGCAGCCCTCAAGTCAAACAACTTCTTTTCTAAGTTGCTTAAGTTTATTCTTAGATCCCAAAGGTTATTGAAAGATTTGGTTCTGACCTACACCAAGCATCCATCCTGCCCTTATCGAAAATCCAGAGACAAAAGATGTACTTTTCATCTCACCCCAGTTCCTAAAGGTCTTTGATTAAAGAGTGTACTAGTGCCATTCCAACACTGAAAGGATGGCACAGGAAGCATTTTGGGTTGCCTTTCAAGGCTACTTTTGGACAACACCAGTTCCTGTTCACCACTAACTAAAGAAATGTCTGATTTCCTCCAGATTGACCAGCCAAGCTTAGGAATGCCATCCAGGGATTACTACTTCAATGGGGGCAACTATCAAAGAGTAAGTATTCCTTCTAATTTATTTACAGTGTGCTACTAAAACGACTTTATTACTTACCTCTCTGTGTTGGAAACCTCAAACACGTGAATCATTATGACATGTGACAATCAGAATCAGACTGCGATGCTCATTGCTACAGTTTTTCCTAATTACACCAAAGTTTTGGGAGTTTGCTAAAAGACTGaacaaatatgaaatatcaAACCTCCCAGACCTGGCCACTACATACAGATGAGGAGGttctgggaaaataaaatcatctttATGATAGTTTAGACCTTCAAACAGTCTCTAATTTTGAAGGGTAGGTTCATATTTTCAGTGTAGGTTATATTGGATTCACTTATATCTTCTTCTAAAGCCACTAGTTCTGGCTACTACTCTACAAGCTACTGTAAAGATGTACTATAGATATGGGAGAACTATTGTCATATTGGATCATATTTGAACATTTAATACCCCAAAATACATTTAGTTGAACAccaaaatattcagattttttatGTGTTCATTTGGGGGAAGAAGAGTTTAAGGACAATGTTTTACTTGAAGCAGCAAAAGCTGTATGAATGGAACAGATCCTCAGCTAGGAAGAATCTGCTGCCATTTACCCCCCCTTCTCTCCCAGATtgcatgaaaatacaaaacaaactcCATGCAGTTGTGTTGGGAACTGGAGATAGCTGCTGGAACTGGGATTCTGTTCCGCAAGTTTCACCTCTATAGTGCCGGATACAGCAGAAAGAGGGATATTTGTGCATCATCACATGAAAGTCAGACTTAGATTGACTCGTAGGAGGTAGAAAATCAAGTACAGAACATAGACAATCCTAAattagcaaaagaaaaccagtactGCTCAATACAGTTTTAATTTGAAGCTATAAAGAAGAAGGACTGGGGCTGTGGTTTTAACCTTCACGAATAAGGAGGAGACACGACCCCTTTCTGTCTGGTATTTAACAGCTCACTTCCCCCAGACAATGAGCCAAACTCTGATGACCCAAACCCCCCCTGTGCTTAGTCCAGCATCTTTTGGCAGAGCTCCTGCTGAGGCCTGTGGGAGCCTGGCCTGATTAAGGCTCAGCATTCAGCCTCAAAACACAAATCATCCTCATCATGGAAGTGCCCAGACTCCATTTCGCAACAGTTCCTGTATTTATCTGGTTTCCAAGGTctagggaggaggaaaaggatgcAAGAATAGGTAGTATTAAGCCTTCCTGTATCAGAGATCAGTACTCCCTCAGCAGCCAAGTATTTTTTCAAGGTCCATTCTGAGGCATAAATCACAGCTATACCCTCCTActagaaataaagcaaaggtATCACCAGGAACCATCTGAGACAgaacttttctttcagacaaTAAAAACAGAGTTTAGAAGATTTATGGTATTACTTTCAGAGAACTTAAAACCCTCCGTGTTTACCCTGGTATTTTGGCTAGTAGGGATCTCTGTTCCCACAGCGTAACTCAAAGCACAGAGCTTTCTTTTTGCTCCAGTAGTAATTCTAACTCAGAATGCCAGAGTTGGATTGCACAGGGAAGCAAAAGTGTTGCTTTCACTGTGTATTTTGAGACTGCAGGCTGCCCTGTAAGGTATTCCAGGATGAACTAAGGTCCTAGGTATTGCAGCAGTATCTATAACAGTGGTGGTTGTGGGGGAAACGGGAAAACTGGAGTGGGGAGGGTTGCACTGGAGGCAAGGGCAAAGGCTGTGACCCTGGGCCCAGCTCTTTCACAGCACACCTTAAAGCTAAAGTAACAAGAAGAGTGGTTGCTGAGTGAGAGATGACAGACGgcaaacctttccttcacaatGCTACACACGTGCTGTTTCTTGTGTGCAGGTGAGAGAAGCTTACCTGCAGTTCATGATCACCATTGCCAAGATGATCCGGGAAGACAAGAATATGTCTAAAGAAGATTCCTTTGTCCAAGAGGAAATGGCAAAAGTCATGGAGCTTGAAACAGAGATTGCAAATGTGAGTACAGAAATCAGGACCTTCTCTGGATATTGGGGAGGGAACAAGGGGTGAGAGGGAGAATCTGGTTTATTTGCATATTGCCtgaatgtgtgtatgtgcaccTGCATGTGTGTGACTTCAGCCACTGTCACTTGTGCCAGCTGATTCTAGTAATAACCTTGTGAATGTCTTCAGGCAACCACCCCAGCAGAAGAAAGGCATGATGTAACCCTGCTGTACAACAAAATGACCTTAAAAGAACTACAGGAAAAGTTTGCATTGAATGTAAGTGTTTAACGAGCAGTCTGATACTTTCAGCCTCCTGTTATTGCCATGCCCATTGGAAATGGCTTTGTGAATTGATCAGTGATGCCACAAAGAGAGGTAGAAAATCATTCCCATTCTTAATCTTGTCTTCAGAGTCTCTTACAAATCATTTTTCTACTGAACACCACTACAATTACATTGAATCCCGTAGACTGTAATAAGTCCAGACAGCTACTAAGGCACTGAAACATCTGGTATTAGCACATGTCTTTCTGTCTGCCTAGGAATTTAACTGGACCTTCTTCATCCAAGGTGTCATGTCTTCAGTAAGTGTTCAGGTGGACCAAGAAGAAGAGGTTGTTGTATATGGCATGCCCTATTtgcaaaagctgaaagcaaTTATCTCCAAGTACTCAGCAAGGTAAAGAAACTGGAGAATATCCAAGGCAAAAGTCATGGAAGTATTGTGGGAATGTAAATGATTGCTAGTTCTGCTAGAGCCTCTGAGAAAAATGACATCACTTCACTGTATAACATGAGTAATGTCTTCAAAGGTCCTCGGGTCCCAAAGTACTGTGGCACTGAGTGTCTCCCTGCTCAGAAAAGGgtaaatgggaagaaaaaaatacatcacagGCTTATAGCTTGTGTTGTactgtagaaagaaaatacttcattaatCCTTAACAGACATGGTAGTGCAGTCCTCAGCCTGAAGGCCTCTACAGCAGGTTAGATAAGAACAGTCACCTGCAGGTGACTGGCAGCAATCATTTGCTTTCTTATCTCCCTTCAGAATTAAaatcctcctctgcctgcctgcactaGTGTTGCTCTTTCCAGGGGATTaagctcagctttgctttcccacACAGCACCATCCAGAACTACCTCATTTGGCGACTGGTGATTGATCGGGTCAGCAGCTTGAGCCGGCGTTTCAAGGATGCTCGGGCCAGCTACAGGAAGGTATTTCCTCTCTTCCTAAAGAGACCACGGAGCCTAGTACTAGAAGAGAGTCCCAGAGTCACCAGATGAAGTCCTTGTCAACACAATGACATCTTTATGTCAGGTCATCCCCACAGAAATCCAAGAACAACAATCACAGCAATGGAAACCCTTGTCTTAAGTTAGCCTCCTCTTCAGGCAATGCCTTAGGGAAGAGCTGCACAGGCAGAATTAATCCTGTGGTGCTTTGTGTGGCAGGCACTTTACGGGACAACACTGGAGGAAGCCCGCTGGAGGGAGTGTGTGAGTTATGTCAACAACAACATGGAGAACGCAGTGGGAGCAATGTATGTCAGGGAGACATTTGCTGGTGAGAGCAAGAGGATGGTATGTAGTTTACCCTTCATACTACTGTACAACCACAATGTCTGCAGTGCCCATTCCCCTCCACCTGATCTCCCAACCTATTTTGTCTGTTAAAGATGTCAATCAGCCAAGAGTCAGAAGGCACAAGGACTCATTTTTATGATGCTCTTTTAAATGCTGAGTACTATGTTTTAGAGCACAGAATGTGGGGACATCATCTGTCAGTAGGAAGCTTTTCACTCCTCCTTAGCTCTgcctgggaaaagcagcatggaaATGATTAGTTTCTTACTGCCTCTCTTTAGGTCCGAGATTTAATAGACAACATTCGTGAAGTGTTCATCGAGACTTTAGATGAGTTACAGTGGATGGATGAGGCATCTAAAGAGAAAGCTCGTGAGAAGGTCAGAGAGAACAAGGAACTTCAGTATTCCATCATGAATATGTAATCTTTGGAATTTTGTAGCATCACTATTCCCAGTTCCTCTACAAATCACAGGAAAAGACTTCGATGTTCACTATCATGTCATCCATTATTCTGTTAcattgtccttttctttttaatcctttgTTAGCtcacatacatttttatttcctttaacgAGTCTTGTGAACCACGTTAAGTCTCACTAGGCAATAGGGAGCATTTGAACAAggtctttaaatatttgctgcCAGTTTCTCACAAACAATTAAGAGGAAACATTAAACTCTTTTCTTCTAGGCAATGGCAATTAAAGAACAAATTGGCTATCCAGATTATATTTTGGAAGATCAGAATGAAAAACTGGATCAGGAATATGCCAACGTAAGAATGCTGTGCATGCCTCTGTGTATGACAGCCTACACTTATTTTCTTGCCACTTGGAATACCTAAACCTGTGCAACTGTCATTTCCAAGTGACTGGACAGCATACAGAATTGATTGTGTTGACCATTCTAACAAATAAATGCATGCAAAAAGCTAACTAGTGATACCTGTAATCAAAACATTCTTTAGGAGATACACTTAGTGGTATGAGGAATCCCTCTTTCCCCACAGCTTACTAATAAATACACTTGGTGTCTGTTTCTTTAGTTAAACTTCAGTGAACACagttactttgaaaatattctgGAAAACCTGAGAGCTGGAGCCCAAAAGAGCTTGAGAAAACTTCGCGAGAGAGTTGACCAGGATATGTAAGTCACAGCCACAACTGACTTCTGAGATAAGGGCGATGGTGGTTAAGTCCTACACTGTGGATAGCAGAGAATGCTTGTGTCTGAGAATGTCTTGAGACAAAAGTATGTCAAACACCTCTTTACAAAACCTAAAATATCACACAGTTATtaataagcaagcaaacaaaaactccccagagagaagcagcagtcaAATTAATTGTTGCAAAGCCTATTCATTTCTTCTGTCCCTCTTCCTGTTAAGTGGTTTTAACTCAAAATGCAAGCACACAATGCAGACACTTTAGAAACCTTCAGGGAATTACTGGTGAATTACCAAGGGAGTCTTCTCATCAGTCAGCtaaataacagcattttctgcttcctcatTTCTGGAGGAATCAATCATGGTGCTCTTCATAGCAAGAATTCTTGCACAGCACTGATGTCCTTAATCCACACACTGTTATTGATCACTGCTGCCTTTTACAGTCTGCCCGCAGACAGATGGTAGCCCTTCAGCCAGAATTCCCAACACCCCTGCTCATTCAAGGCATGGTTTAAAGCACGTTGGTGGAAACCCTTTCATGGATTCATGAATTAGGCCTTTTTTGCCTGGTAGTTTGACAACGTATTAAATACTTGGCACTTCTTCCATGTAATGAACTACATCTTACTAGTAATCTCTCTCCAGCAGCTTGAAGGGTTTCCCCAAGGAGACATAAAACCACTTATCCCTCCAGATCACCGTTTAATTACACTGAAGGAAAGTATCTAACTACTGGCTGGTATCATTAGCTAATCATTGCAGTTAAGAAAATTAGCCATTCCTCATAGAGCCTTCTGGGGAGGGTGGGGGTTAGTTGCTACAGGCTACCTGGCCAGCCGCAAGCATTTCACGTCAGGCACGCCAAGGAGAAGCTTATGGACCAAGAACACGTTTTCACAACAGACTGGCCTTCAGAgaaaaactgctctgaaaaacTCCAGTACTCCCTTGAATTCAGGAACAgattcctcctccctctttaTGCATGTGTTACACACAGGTTAGTGCCATACCAGCATCTCTACCACTTACTCCTGTTCCCAGGCTGAGATGAGCAGTCCCCTCTATTTCGTTAGTTCAGAATAACCAACTTGTCAAGAACTGGAAGATACAGACACGTGCTGTATTTCTTAAGCAGGAAATTTCATACCATCCCACAGCAGCCCACAAGCAGTTATGTCAAAACACTGGCACCTGGGGCATCACAAGATACTATAAGGACAAGAGCTGTGGGAAGAAGAATatctcaggctgctgctgctgaatacTTGTCATGAGTTTATGGCTTCAGACTGTTACTGCATGGTTCATGACAGCAGTGCATGTCAGAAGTagaagagaaggggaggagaaagaaaaatacaaagactAAAAAGTTATCAAGGTATCGAAGGAAGTTTCCAGAAGCAGCCTACTCATCAATTCTTCTAAAAGTTAACACTCATTATCTATGAGATACTGGACTCcaaatacagacatttaaaactgaataatCACAATCcaatatataatttttcaatAAACCAATTTGGCCTTAACTTACTGAGTAACTGCCTTCTGCTGCTCAAAGTGTCCTCTAGATGCCAGTTGTCTTTTGAATGTAAACTGTTAGTTTCTTCTAAAGCTCAGTGTTGAGATGAGCTGGTACCACATTCTGCCCCAATGTGACTGTTCAACActcaagagaaaaagcatttctcacTTTAACTTGGCATTGTTTTGGGTAAAAAGTGCTCATAAATGAGACACCAGTTATTCCTGTATTAGTATTTCTTTAAGCTGTGTTCAATGGCTCCTTTCTTCCTACCTCAATCGTTCCCCTATATGCAGCCTgcattttttaatcaataaCTACTCAATAAAAACGATGCCTAAATCAGGACTAACTTTAGTgcaatgtttgttttcagatggaTAATTGGAGCTGCAGTGGTCAATGCGTTCTATTCCCCCAACCGGAACCAGATCGGTAGGTTTACAGCAGCTTCAAACAGCTCTGTGGAACTGATTCATCAGTCTGTTATCCAGAGGCAAACCTGCCTGTGTCTGTGTGGGAATTCTGGGCAAGGTAGACAGACTGTTCATTTCAAGCAATCACTTTGTTGATGAATATTCAGCTCCCTGCTTGGCAGACGTAGTTTATAGACTGTAATTGGAACAGCTTTAAGTTTGAAAGCCTGAGACAGTAACTGCTACTATATGAGTGCCAGCTTCAGAGACCAGAGAATGCTCACAGTGTGTGCTGGGCTGTTTGTACTCATGTTTCCACATTCCTGATAAACATATGGGCAGCTCTCCAGTTTGCCATCTGTACAGATGATACTGAAGTCATATCGATAAGAGGCATACCAGGCTAGAGAAACCTGCCCCTGCTTGGAGAATGTCAGAGCTGGGAGCTTTTGCAGAGCTGCTAGGCTGCCCTTCCTTGTTCCTAGCAGAGAAGATCTACAGACTTAAGACACAGCAAATGTGTCTGGCTCCCCATGCTCCCTGAGCTACTGCAGATGGCCTGAAACTCAGGTTAAGCCTGCAGATGCTGTAGAGTCTTTGGTGACTTCTGAGCACCCCAAAAGGGAAAGGAACCAAGTAATTCCTAGAAAGCAGTGCTTATTCAAATTCCCAGGCTGCCAGGAAGATCTGCTATCCAAGTACTGCCAAATACCATACAAGGAAAAATCCATGCCTTTTTTAGGCCAGACACCAACTGCATCCTGCTCACAGGGCAAAGgccagaaatggaaaacaaccCAACCAACAGTCACAAGGGAAAACTTAGATAATtgctaaaagcagaaacatcCAAAGTGCTCGTAACTTAGCACTCCAGCCTCATGAGAAGGAGCCATTTTCCATTTGTGCAGCTTCCACTTACCTGCATACTGCAGTTACAGTAGAAGCTGTGACCAGTCCCATAACCTGTGAGTATGCACCACCCTGTAGCCAAGCTCAGGCTCTCTGTTTTATGCTGATGGTAATCAGCTGTCAGCCAGCTTTGCAGGCAGGGAACTTGGTTCTTAAAGAAGCCTGGTTCCTCTACAACTTTGCCTTTTAAGTAATATGGAAGTTACTGGTTTAAGCAACCTGAAGATGAATATATAAGCCAAAAATCCAAGCACAGCTACCCACAATAGTGTAGATGTCGGTTAAGTGCTGCCTCTTCCTGTCTCTAGTTTGAGTGATTTTCCACACTACTTCAGTTTCCTGCCTCTTACTCCTGTCTTACATATTTCTCCCTGAAATT
This genomic window contains:
- the MMEL1 gene encoding membrane metallo-endopeptidase-like 1 isoform X1; amino-acid sequence: MGKSESQMDIVEKSTKSGKKSWSFVSIGLAVSLLLMTCAVVALVILYASSRGTHYGTNSGSICTTPGCVTAAARIIQNMDPTADPCKDFYQYACGGWLNRHIIPETSSRYSIFDILRDELEIILKGVLETSDQGDREAFQKAKILYKSCMNESLIEQRDSLPLLEALRMVGDWPVASADWNKTKEANWSMEEKLSIMNSRFNKRVLIDMFVWNDDRDSSRHIIYIDQPSLGMPSRDYYFNGGNYQRVREAYLQFMITIAKMIREDKNMSKEDSFVQEEMAKVMELETEIANATTPAEERHDVTLLYNKMTLKELQEKFALNEFNWTFFIQGVMSSVSVQVDQEEEVVVYGMPYLQKLKAIISKYSASTIQNYLIWRLVIDRVSSLSRRFKDARASYRKALYGTTLEEARWRECVSYVNNNMENAVGAMYVRETFAGESKRMVRDLIDNIREVFIETLDELQWMDEASKEKAREKAMAIKEQIGYPDYILEDQNEKLDQEYANLNFSEHSYFENILENLRAGAQKSLRKLRERVDQDIWIIGAAVVNAFYSPNRNQIVFPAGILQPPFFSKRQPQALNFGGIGMVIGHEITHGFDDNGRNFDKDGNMFDWWSNFSAMHFKEQSRCMVYQYGNYTWELAGGQNVSGISTLGENIADNGGVRQAYKAYLKWLEQEGKEPKLPGLNLSHKQLFFLNFAQVWCGSYRPEYASQSIKTDVHSPLKYRVMGSLQNFEAFSEVFHCKKGTAMHPAEKCRVW
- the MMEL1 gene encoding membrane metallo-endopeptidase-like 1 isoform X3; the encoded protein is MQEELHQAPDPCSWKTFSTRQRVTIMGKSESQMDIVEKSTKSGKKSWSFVSIGLAVSLLLMTCAVVALVILYASSRGTHYGTNSGSICTTPGCVTAAARIIQNMDPTADPCKDFYQYACGGWLNRHIIPETSSRYSIFDILRDELEIILKGVLETSDQGDREAFQKAKILYKSCMNESLIEQRDSLPLLEALRMVGDWPVASADWNKTKEANWSMEEKLSIMNSRFNKRVLIDMFVWNDDRDSSRHIIYIDQPSLGMPSRDYYFNGGNYQRVREAYLQFMITIAKMIREDKNMSKEDSFVQEEMAKVMELETEIANATTPAEERHDVTLLYNKMTLKELQEKFALNEFNWTFFIQGVMSSVSVQVDQEEEVVVYGMPYLQKLKAIISKYSASTIQNYLIWRLVIDRVSSLSRRFKDARASYRKALYGTTLEEARWRECVSYVNNNMENAVGAMYVRETFAGESKRMVRDLIDNIREVFIETLDELQWMDEASKEKAREKAMAIKEQIGYPDYILEDQNEKLDQEYANLNFSEHSYFENILENLRAGAQKSLRKLRERVDQDIWIIGAAVVNAFYSPNRNQIVFPAGILQPPFFSKRQPQALNFGGIGMVIGHEITHGFDDNGRNFDKDGNMFDWWSNFSAMHFKEQSRCMVYQYGNYTWELAGGQNAYLKWLEQEGKEPKLPGLNLSHKQLFFLNFAQVWCGSYRPEYASQSIKTDVHSPLKYRVMGSLQNFEAFSEVFHCKKGTAMHPAEKCRVW
- the MMEL1 gene encoding membrane metallo-endopeptidase-like 1 isoform X4, yielding MGKSESQMDIVEKSTKSGKKSWSFVSIGLAVSLLLMTCAVVALVILYASSRGTHYGTNSGSICTTPGCVTAAARIIQNMDPTADPCKDFYQYACGGWLNRHIIPETSSRYSIFDILRDELEIILKGVLETSDQGDREAFQKAKILYKSCMNEKANWSMEEKLSIMNSRFNKRVLIDMFVWNDDRDSSRHIIYIDQPSLGMPSRDYYFNGGNYQRVREAYLQFMITIAKMIREDKNMSKEDSFVQEEMAKVMELETEIANATTPAEERHDVTLLYNKMTLKELQEKFALNEFNWTFFIQGVMSSVSVQVDQEEEVVVYGMPYLQKLKAIISKYSASTIQNYLIWRLVIDRVSSLSRRFKDARASYRKALYGTTLEEARWRECVSYVNNNMENAVGAMYVRETFAGESKRMVRDLIDNIREVFIETLDELQWMDEASKEKAREKAMAIKEQIGYPDYILEDQNEKLDQEYANLNFSEHSYFENILENLRAGAQKSLRKLRERVDQDIWIIGAAVVNAFYSPNRNQIVFPAGILQPPFFSKRQPQALNFGGIGMVIGHEITHGFDDNGRNFDKDGNMFDWWSNFSAMHFKEQSRCMVYQYGNYTWELAGGQNVSGISTLGENIADNGGVRQAYKAYLKWLEQEGKEPKLPGLNLSHKQLFFLNFAQVWCGSYRPEYASQSIKTDVHSPLKYRVMGSLQNFEAFSEVFHCKKGTAMHPAEKCRVW